ACTCGCCACGTGACCAGTATAACTACATGTTGTAGTAGATCGGCGCTACCATCTACTACGACACGTCGTAGATGGGCTCGGAGGCCTGCCGATGGACACCCTGGACCTGGCGCGGTGGCAGTTCGCGATCACCACCGTGTACCACTTCTTCTTCGTGCCGGTGACGATCTCGCTGGTCGCGATCACCGCCGGCCTGCAGACCGCCTGGTACCGGACCGGGAAGGAGAAGTACCTCCGGCTGACCAAGTTCTACGGGAAGCTGTTCCTGATCAACATCGCGATGGGCGTGGTCACCGGGCTGGTCCAGGAGTTCCAGTTCGGGATGAACTGGAGTGACTACTCGCGGTTCGTCGGCGACGTCTTCGGCGCCCCGCTCGCGCTCGAGGGGCTGCTCGCGTTCTTCCTGGAGTCGACCTTCATCGGGCTCTGGATGTTCGGCTGGGACCGGCTGCCGAAGCTCGTACATCTGGGCTGCATCTGGATGGTCGTGCTCGGCACGCAGCTCTCGGCGTACTTCATCCTGGCCGCGAACTCGTGGATGCAGCACCCGGTCGGCTTCCGCTACAACGCCGAACGCGGCCGGGCCGAGCTGACCGACCTGTGGGCGGTGCTGACCAACAAGGTCGTCCTGGTCACCTTCCCGCACACGATCTTCGCCGCGTTCATGGTCGGCGGCGCGTTCGTCGCCGGGGTCGCGCTCTGGCACCTGATCCGCCGGCCCGAGGTGGACAAGGCGGTGTTCCGGTCGGCGCTGAAGATCGGCGCCTCGATCGTCCTGGTCGCGAGTGCCGGGGTGGCGATCAGCGGTGACCTGCAAGGCAAGGTGATGACCGAGGTACAGCCGATGAAGATGGCGGCGGCCGAGGCGCTGTACGAAACCGAGAAGCCGGCCGCCTTCTCGGCGTTCACGATCGGCACGCTGGACGGGTCGAAGGAGATCTTCTCGATCAAGGTCCCGTACCTGCTGTCCTTCCTGGCCACCGGGAGTTTCGACGGCGAGGTGAAGGGCATCAACTCGCTGCAGGAGGCGTACGAGCAGTTGTACGGCCCAGGCTCGTACAAGCCGAACATCCCGCTCACGTACTGGACGTTCCGGCTGATGATCGGTGTCGGGATGGCGTCCGCGGCGGTCGCGCTGTGGCTGCTCTGGACCACCCGCCGGGGCCGGGCGCCGACGCGCTGGCTGATCTACCTGGC
The genomic region above belongs to Kribbella solani and contains:
- a CDS encoding cytochrome ubiquinol oxidase subunit I; the protein is MDTLDLARWQFAITTVYHFFFVPVTISLVAITAGLQTAWYRTGKEKYLRLTKFYGKLFLINIAMGVVTGLVQEFQFGMNWSDYSRFVGDVFGAPLALEGLLAFFLESTFIGLWMFGWDRLPKLVHLGCIWMVVLGTQLSAYFILAANSWMQHPVGFRYNAERGRAELTDLWAVLTNKVVLVTFPHTIFAAFMVGGAFVAGVALWHLIRRPEVDKAVFRSALKIGASIVLVASAGVAISGDLQGKVMTEVQPMKMAAAEALYETEKPAAFSAFTIGTLDGSKEIFSIKVPYLLSFLATGSFDGEVKGINSLQEAYEQLYGPGSYKPNIPLTYWTFRLMIGVGMASAAVALWLLWTTRRGRAPTRWLIYLAAPLPLLPMVANTFGWIFTETGRQPWLVFGLLPTASGVSPGTTSGEVITSLVGFTALYGVLAVVETKLLLRTIRGGLAGTDDPPADEPPDGSPEQAEKPLSFAY